One genomic segment of Macaca fascicularis isolate 582-1 chromosome 19, T2T-MFA8v1.1 includes these proteins:
- the LRP3 gene encoding low-density lipoprotein receptor-related protein 3 isoform X2, producing MEKRAAAGLEGAPGARAQLAVVCLVNIFLTGRLSSAVPALAACSGKLEQHTERRGVIYSPAWPLNYPPGTNCSWYIQGDRGDMITISFRNFDVEESHQCSLDWLLLGPAAPPRQEAFRLCGSAIPPAFISARDHVWIFFHSDASSSGQAQGFRLSYIRGKLGQASCQADEFRCDNGKCLPGPWQCNAVDECGDGSDEGNCSAPASEPPGSLCPGGTFPCSGARSTRCLPVERRCDGLQDCGDGSDEAGCPDLACGRRLGSFYGSFASPDLFGAARGPSDLHCTWLVDTQDSRRVLLQLELRLGYDDYVQVYEGLGERGDRLLQTLSYRSNHRPVSLEAAQGRLTVAYHARARSAGHGFNATYQVKGYCLPWEQPCGSSSDSDGGSAGDQGCFSEPQRCDGWWHCASGRDEQGCPACPPDQYPCEGGSGLCYTPADRCNNQKSCPDGADEKNCFSCQPGTFHCGTNLCIFETWRCDGQEDCQDGSDEHGCLAAVPRKVITAALIGSLVCGLLLVIALGCAFKLYSLRTQEYRAFETQMTRLEAEFVRREAPPSYGQLIAQGLIPPVEDFPVYSASQASVLQNLRTAMRRQMRRHASRRGPSRRRLGRLWNRLFHRPRVPRGQIPLLTAARPSQTVLGDGFLQPAPGAAPDPPAPLTDTGSPRVAGDGPPSAPSHAPEVGPSGPPLPSGLRDPECRPVDKDRKVCREPLADGPAPVDAPREPCSAQDPHPQASTASSTLGPHSPEPLGVCRSPPPPCSPMLEASDDEALLVC from the exons CAGCCTGCAGCGGGAAGCTGGAGCAGCATACGGAGCGGCGTGGGGTCATCTACAGCCCGGCCTGGCCCCTCAACTACCCGCCAGGCACCAACTGCAGCTGGTACATCCAGGGCGACCGTGGCGACATGATTACCATCAG CTTCCGCAACTTTGACGTGGAGGAGTCCCACCAGTGCTCCCTGGACTGGCTCCTGCTGGGCCCAGCGGCCCCGCCCCGCCAGGAGGCCTTCCGCCTCTGTGGCTCTGCCATCCCGCCTGCCTTCATCTCTGCCCGAGACCACGTCTGGATTTTCTTCCACTCAGACGCCTCCAGCTCCGGCCAGGCCCAGGGCTTCCGTCTGTCTTACATCCGAG GGAAGCTGGGCCAGGCGTCCTGCCAGGCAGATGAGTTCCGCTGTGACAATGGCAAATGCCTGCCCGGCCCGTGGCAGTGCAACGCAGTGGATGAGTGTGGAGACGGCTCTGATGAGGGCAACTGCTCGGCGCCCGCCTCGGAGCCTCCAGGCAGCCTGTGTCCCGGGGGGACCTTTCCGTGCAGCGGGGCGCGCTCCACGCGCTGCCTGCCTGTGGAGCGGCGCTGTGACGGCTTGCAGGACTGCGGCGATGGCTCGGATGAGGCGGGCTGCCCCGACCTGGCGTGTGGCAGGCGGCTGGGCAGCTTCTACGGCTCCTTTGCCTCCCCAGACCTGTTCGGCGCGGCCCGTGGGCCCTCGGACCTTCACTGCACGTGGCTGGTGGACACGCAGGATTCGCGGCGGGTGCTGCTGCAGCTGGAACTGCGGCTGGGCTACGACGACTACGTGCAGGTATACGAGGGCCTGGGTGAGCGCGGGGACCGCCTGCTGCAGACGCTGTCCTACCGCAGCAACCACCGGCCCGTGAGCCTGGAGGCCGCCCAGGGCCGCCTCACCGTGGCGTACCATGCGCGCGCCCGCAGCGCCGGCCACGGCTTCAACGCCACCTATCAGGTGAAGGGCTATTGCCTTCCCTGGGAGCAGCCGTGCGGAAGCAGCAGTGACAGTGATGGGGGCAGCGCGGGCGACCAGGGCTGCTTCTCGGAACCACAGCGCTGCGACGGCTGGTGGCATTGCGCCAGCGGCCGAGACGAGCAGGGTTGCCCTGCCTGCCCGCCCGATCAGTACCCCTGCGAGGGTGGCAGTGGTCTGTGCTACACGCCTGCCGACCGCTGCAACAACCAGAAAAGCTGCCCCGACGGCGCAGACGAGAAGAACTGCTTCTCCTGCCAGCCCGGCACCTTCCACTGCGGTACCAACCTGTGCATCTTCGAGACGTGGCGCTGTGACGGCCAGGAAGACTGCCAGGACGGCAGCGATGAGCACGGGTGCCTGGCCGCCGTGCCCCGCAAGGTCATCACCGCGGCGCTCATCGGCAGCCTGGTGTGCGGCCTGCTGCTGGTCATCGCGCTGGGCTGCGCCTTCAAGCTCTACTCACTGCGCACGCAGGAGTACAG GGCCTTCGAGACCCAGATGACGCGCCTGGAGGCTGAGTTCGTGCGGCGGGAGGCACCTCCATCCTATGGTCAGCTGATCGCGCAGGGCCTCATTCCACCCGTGGAAGACTTTCCTGTCTACAGTGCCTCCCAG GCCTCTGTGCTGCAGAATCTTCGCACAGCCATGCGGAGACAGATGCGTCGGCACGCTTCCCGCAGGGGGCCCTCCCGCCGCCGCCTCGGCCGCCTCTGGAACCGGCTCTTTCACCGGCCGCGGGTGCCCCGAGGCCAGATCCCACTGCTGACCGCAGCACGCCCCTCACAGACCGTGCTGGGTGATGGGTTCCTCCAGCCTGCTCCAGGGGCTGCCCCCGACCCCCCAGCACCGCTCACGGACACAGGCAGCCCCAGGGTGGCTGGAGATGGGCCCCCCAGTGCCCCCAGCCATGCACCGGAGGTGGGACCTTCAGGGCCACCCTTGCCATCAGGCCTGCGAGACCCAGAGTGCAGGCCTGTGGACAAGGACAGAAAGGTCTGCAGGGAGCCACTGGCAGACGGTCCAGCTCCTGTGGATGCACCTCGGGAGCCCTGCTCAGCCCAGGACCCGCACCCCCAGGCCTCCACTGCCAGCAGCACCCTGGGCCCCCACTCGCCAGAGCCACTGGGGGTCTGCAGGAGCCCCCCGCCCCCTTGCTCCCCAATGCTGGAGGCCAGCGATGACGAGGCCCTGTTGGTCTGTTGA
- the LRP3 gene encoding low-density lipoprotein receptor-related protein 3 isoform X3, with translation MEKRAAAGLEGAPGARAQLAVVCLVNIFLTGRLSSAVPALACSGKLEQHTERRGVIYSPAWPLNYPPGTNCSWYIQGDRGDMITISFRNFDVEESHQCSLDWLLLGPAAPPRQEAFRLCGSAIPPAFISARDHVWIFFHSDASSSGQAQGFRLSYIRGKLGQASCQADEFRCDNGKCLPGPWQCNAVDECGDGSDEGNCSAPASEPPGSLCPGGTFPCSGARSTRCLPVERRCDGLQDCGDGSDEAGCPDLACGRRLGSFYGSFASPDLFGAARGPSDLHCTWLVDTQDSRRVLLQLELRLGYDDYVQVYEGLGERGDRLLQTLSYRSNHRPVSLEAAQGRLTVAYHARARSAGHGFNATYQVKGYCLPWEQPCGSSSDSDGGSAGDQGCFSEPQRCDGWWHCASGRDEQGCPACPPDQYPCEGGSGLCYTPADRCNNQKSCPDGADEKNCFSCQPGTFHCGTNLCIFETWRCDGQEDCQDGSDEHGCLAAVPRKVITAALIGSLVCGLLLVIALGCAFKLYSLRTQEYRAFETQMTRLEAEFVRREAPPSYGQLIAQGLIPPVEDFPVYSASQASVLQNLRTAMRRQMRRHASRRGPSRRRLGRLWNRLFHRPRVPRGQIPLLTAARPSQTVLGDGFLQPAPGAAPDPPAPLTDTGSPRVAGDGPPSAPSHAPEVGPSGPPLPSGLRDPECRPVDKDRKVCREPLADGPAPVDAPREPCSAQDPHPQASTASSTLGPHSPEPLGVCRSPPPPCSPMLEASDDEALLVC, from the exons CCTGCAGCGGGAAGCTGGAGCAGCATACGGAGCGGCGTGGGGTCATCTACAGCCCGGCCTGGCCCCTCAACTACCCGCCAGGCACCAACTGCAGCTGGTACATCCAGGGCGACCGTGGCGACATGATTACCATCAG CTTCCGCAACTTTGACGTGGAGGAGTCCCACCAGTGCTCCCTGGACTGGCTCCTGCTGGGCCCAGCGGCCCCGCCCCGCCAGGAGGCCTTCCGCCTCTGTGGCTCTGCCATCCCGCCTGCCTTCATCTCTGCCCGAGACCACGTCTGGATTTTCTTCCACTCAGACGCCTCCAGCTCCGGCCAGGCCCAGGGCTTCCGTCTGTCTTACATCCGAG GGAAGCTGGGCCAGGCGTCCTGCCAGGCAGATGAGTTCCGCTGTGACAATGGCAAATGCCTGCCCGGCCCGTGGCAGTGCAACGCAGTGGATGAGTGTGGAGACGGCTCTGATGAGGGCAACTGCTCGGCGCCCGCCTCGGAGCCTCCAGGCAGCCTGTGTCCCGGGGGGACCTTTCCGTGCAGCGGGGCGCGCTCCACGCGCTGCCTGCCTGTGGAGCGGCGCTGTGACGGCTTGCAGGACTGCGGCGATGGCTCGGATGAGGCGGGCTGCCCCGACCTGGCGTGTGGCAGGCGGCTGGGCAGCTTCTACGGCTCCTTTGCCTCCCCAGACCTGTTCGGCGCGGCCCGTGGGCCCTCGGACCTTCACTGCACGTGGCTGGTGGACACGCAGGATTCGCGGCGGGTGCTGCTGCAGCTGGAACTGCGGCTGGGCTACGACGACTACGTGCAGGTATACGAGGGCCTGGGTGAGCGCGGGGACCGCCTGCTGCAGACGCTGTCCTACCGCAGCAACCACCGGCCCGTGAGCCTGGAGGCCGCCCAGGGCCGCCTCACCGTGGCGTACCATGCGCGCGCCCGCAGCGCCGGCCACGGCTTCAACGCCACCTATCAGGTGAAGGGCTATTGCCTTCCCTGGGAGCAGCCGTGCGGAAGCAGCAGTGACAGTGATGGGGGCAGCGCGGGCGACCAGGGCTGCTTCTCGGAACCACAGCGCTGCGACGGCTGGTGGCATTGCGCCAGCGGCCGAGACGAGCAGGGTTGCCCTGCCTGCCCGCCCGATCAGTACCCCTGCGAGGGTGGCAGTGGTCTGTGCTACACGCCTGCCGACCGCTGCAACAACCAGAAAAGCTGCCCCGACGGCGCAGACGAGAAGAACTGCTTCTCCTGCCAGCCCGGCACCTTCCACTGCGGTACCAACCTGTGCATCTTCGAGACGTGGCGCTGTGACGGCCAGGAAGACTGCCAGGACGGCAGCGATGAGCACGGGTGCCTGGCCGCCGTGCCCCGCAAGGTCATCACCGCGGCGCTCATCGGCAGCCTGGTGTGCGGCCTGCTGCTGGTCATCGCGCTGGGCTGCGCCTTCAAGCTCTACTCACTGCGCACGCAGGAGTACAG GGCCTTCGAGACCCAGATGACGCGCCTGGAGGCTGAGTTCGTGCGGCGGGAGGCACCTCCATCCTATGGTCAGCTGATCGCGCAGGGCCTCATTCCACCCGTGGAAGACTTTCCTGTCTACAGTGCCTCCCAG GCCTCTGTGCTGCAGAATCTTCGCACAGCCATGCGGAGACAGATGCGTCGGCACGCTTCCCGCAGGGGGCCCTCCCGCCGCCGCCTCGGCCGCCTCTGGAACCGGCTCTTTCACCGGCCGCGGGTGCCCCGAGGCCAGATCCCACTGCTGACCGCAGCACGCCCCTCACAGACCGTGCTGGGTGATGGGTTCCTCCAGCCTGCTCCAGGGGCTGCCCCCGACCCCCCAGCACCGCTCACGGACACAGGCAGCCCCAGGGTGGCTGGAGATGGGCCCCCCAGTGCCCCCAGCCATGCACCGGAGGTGGGACCTTCAGGGCCACCCTTGCCATCAGGCCTGCGAGACCCAGAGTGCAGGCCTGTGGACAAGGACAGAAAGGTCTGCAGGGAGCCACTGGCAGACGGTCCAGCTCCTGTGGATGCACCTCGGGAGCCCTGCTCAGCCCAGGACCCGCACCCCCAGGCCTCCACTGCCAGCAGCACCCTGGGCCCCCACTCGCCAGAGCCACTGGGGGTCTGCAGGAGCCCCCCGCCCCCTTGCTCCCCAATGCTGGAGGCCAGCGATGACGAGGCCCTGTTGGTCTGTTGA
- the LRP3 gene encoding low-density lipoprotein receptor-related protein 3 isoform X1, with the protein MEKRAAAGLEGAPGARAQLAVVCLVNIFLTGRLSSAVPALACSGKLEQHTERRGVIYSPAWPLNYPPGTNCSWYIQGDRGDMITISFRNFDVEESHQCSLDWLLLGPAAPPRQEAFRLCGSAIPPAFISARDHVWIFFHSDASSSGQAQGFRLSYIRGKLGQASCQADEFRCDNGKCLPGPWQCNAVDECGDGSDEGNCSAPASEPPGSLCPGGTFPCSGARSTRCLPVERRCDGLQDCGDGSDEAGCPDLACGRRLGSFYGSFASPDLFGAARGPSDLHCTWLVDTQDSRRVLLQLELRLGYDDYVQVYEGLGERGDRLLQTLSYRSNHRPVSLEAAQGRLTVAYHARARSAGHGFNATYQVKGYCLPWEQPCGSSSDSDGGSAGDQGCFSEPQRCDGWWHCASGRDEQGCPACPPDQYPCEGGSGLCYTPADRCNNQKSCPDGADEKNCFSCQPGTFHCGTNLCIFETWRCDGQEDCQDGSDEHGCLAAVPRKVITAALIGSLVCGLLLVIALGCAFKLYSLRTQEYRSRAAQPCRPLPTASRAFETQMTRLEAEFVRREAPPSYGQLIAQGLIPPVEDFPVYSASQASVLQNLRTAMRRQMRRHASRRGPSRRRLGRLWNRLFHRPRVPRGQIPLLTAARPSQTVLGDGFLQPAPGAAPDPPAPLTDTGSPRVAGDGPPSAPSHAPEVGPSGPPLPSGLRDPECRPVDKDRKVCREPLADGPAPVDAPREPCSAQDPHPQASTASSTLGPHSPEPLGVCRSPPPPCSPMLEASDDEALLVC; encoded by the exons CCTGCAGCGGGAAGCTGGAGCAGCATACGGAGCGGCGTGGGGTCATCTACAGCCCGGCCTGGCCCCTCAACTACCCGCCAGGCACCAACTGCAGCTGGTACATCCAGGGCGACCGTGGCGACATGATTACCATCAG CTTCCGCAACTTTGACGTGGAGGAGTCCCACCAGTGCTCCCTGGACTGGCTCCTGCTGGGCCCAGCGGCCCCGCCCCGCCAGGAGGCCTTCCGCCTCTGTGGCTCTGCCATCCCGCCTGCCTTCATCTCTGCCCGAGACCACGTCTGGATTTTCTTCCACTCAGACGCCTCCAGCTCCGGCCAGGCCCAGGGCTTCCGTCTGTCTTACATCCGAG GGAAGCTGGGCCAGGCGTCCTGCCAGGCAGATGAGTTCCGCTGTGACAATGGCAAATGCCTGCCCGGCCCGTGGCAGTGCAACGCAGTGGATGAGTGTGGAGACGGCTCTGATGAGGGCAACTGCTCGGCGCCCGCCTCGGAGCCTCCAGGCAGCCTGTGTCCCGGGGGGACCTTTCCGTGCAGCGGGGCGCGCTCCACGCGCTGCCTGCCTGTGGAGCGGCGCTGTGACGGCTTGCAGGACTGCGGCGATGGCTCGGATGAGGCGGGCTGCCCCGACCTGGCGTGTGGCAGGCGGCTGGGCAGCTTCTACGGCTCCTTTGCCTCCCCAGACCTGTTCGGCGCGGCCCGTGGGCCCTCGGACCTTCACTGCACGTGGCTGGTGGACACGCAGGATTCGCGGCGGGTGCTGCTGCAGCTGGAACTGCGGCTGGGCTACGACGACTACGTGCAGGTATACGAGGGCCTGGGTGAGCGCGGGGACCGCCTGCTGCAGACGCTGTCCTACCGCAGCAACCACCGGCCCGTGAGCCTGGAGGCCGCCCAGGGCCGCCTCACCGTGGCGTACCATGCGCGCGCCCGCAGCGCCGGCCACGGCTTCAACGCCACCTATCAGGTGAAGGGCTATTGCCTTCCCTGGGAGCAGCCGTGCGGAAGCAGCAGTGACAGTGATGGGGGCAGCGCGGGCGACCAGGGCTGCTTCTCGGAACCACAGCGCTGCGACGGCTGGTGGCATTGCGCCAGCGGCCGAGACGAGCAGGGTTGCCCTGCCTGCCCGCCCGATCAGTACCCCTGCGAGGGTGGCAGTGGTCTGTGCTACACGCCTGCCGACCGCTGCAACAACCAGAAAAGCTGCCCCGACGGCGCAGACGAGAAGAACTGCTTCTCCTGCCAGCCCGGCACCTTCCACTGCGGTACCAACCTGTGCATCTTCGAGACGTGGCGCTGTGACGGCCAGGAAGACTGCCAGGACGGCAGCGATGAGCACGGGTGCCTGGCCGCCGTGCCCCGCAAGGTCATCACCGCGGCGCTCATCGGCAGCCTGGTGTGCGGCCTGCTGCTGGTCATCGCGCTGGGCTGCGCCTTCAAGCTCTACTCACTGCGCACGCAGGAGTACAG GTCCCGGGCAGCCCAGCCATGTCGCCCTCTGCCCACCGCTTCCAGGGCCTTCGAGACCCAGATGACGCGCCTGGAGGCTGAGTTCGTGCGGCGGGAGGCACCTCCATCCTATGGTCAGCTGATCGCGCAGGGCCTCATTCCACCCGTGGAAGACTTTCCTGTCTACAGTGCCTCCCAG GCCTCTGTGCTGCAGAATCTTCGCACAGCCATGCGGAGACAGATGCGTCGGCACGCTTCCCGCAGGGGGCCCTCCCGCCGCCGCCTCGGCCGCCTCTGGAACCGGCTCTTTCACCGGCCGCGGGTGCCCCGAGGCCAGATCCCACTGCTGACCGCAGCACGCCCCTCACAGACCGTGCTGGGTGATGGGTTCCTCCAGCCTGCTCCAGGGGCTGCCCCCGACCCCCCAGCACCGCTCACGGACACAGGCAGCCCCAGGGTGGCTGGAGATGGGCCCCCCAGTGCCCCCAGCCATGCACCGGAGGTGGGACCTTCAGGGCCACCCTTGCCATCAGGCCTGCGAGACCCAGAGTGCAGGCCTGTGGACAAGGACAGAAAGGTCTGCAGGGAGCCACTGGCAGACGGTCCAGCTCCTGTGGATGCACCTCGGGAGCCCTGCTCAGCCCAGGACCCGCACCCCCAGGCCTCCACTGCCAGCAGCACCCTGGGCCCCCACTCGCCAGAGCCACTGGGGGTCTGCAGGAGCCCCCCGCCCCCTTGCTCCCCAATGCTGGAGGCCAGCGATGACGAGGCCCTGTTGGTCTGTTGA
- the LRP3 gene encoding low-density lipoprotein receptor-related protein 3 isoform X4, producing MEKRAAAGLEGAPGARAQLAVVCLVNIFLTGRLSSAVPALAACSGKLEQHTERRGVIYSPAWPLNYPPGTNCSWYIQGDRGDMITISFRNFDVEESHQCSLDWLLLGPAAPPRQEAFRLCGSAIPPAFISARDHVWIFFHSDASSSGQAQGFRLSYIRGKLGQASCQADEFRCDNGKCLPGPWQCNAVDECGDGSDEGNCSAPASEPPGSLCPGGTFPCSGARSTRCLPVERRCDGLQDCGDGSDEAGCPDLACGRRLGSFYGSFASPDLFGAARGPSDLHCTWLVDTQDSRRVLLQLELRLGYDDYVQVYEGLGERGDRLLQTLSYRSNHRPVSLEAAQGRLTVAYHARARSAGHGFNATYQVKGYCLPWEQPCGSSSDSDGGSAGDQGCFSEPQRCDGWWHCASGRDEQGCPACPPDQYPCEGGSGLCYTPADRCNNQKSCPDGADEKNCFSCQPGTFHCGTNLCIFETWRCDGQEDCQDGSDEHGCLAAVPRKVITAALIGSLVCGLLLVIALGCAFKLYSLRTQEYRSRAAQPCRPLPTASRAFETQMTRLEAEFVRREAPPSYGQLIAQGLIPPVEDFPVYSASQASVLQNLRTAMRRQMRRHASRRGPSRRRLGRLWNRLFHRPRVPRGQIPLLTAARPSQTVLGDGFLQPAPGAAPDPPAPLTDTGSPRVAGDGPPSAPSHAPEVGPSGPPLPSGLRDPECRPVDKDRKVCREPLADGPAPVDAPREPCSAQDPHPQASTASSTLGPHSPEPLGVCRSPPPPCSPMLEASDDEALLVC from the exons CAGCCTGCAGCGGGAAGCTGGAGCAGCATACGGAGCGGCGTGGGGTCATCTACAGCCCGGCCTGGCCCCTCAACTACCCGCCAGGCACCAACTGCAGCTGGTACATCCAGGGCGACCGTGGCGACATGATTACCATCAG CTTCCGCAACTTTGACGTGGAGGAGTCCCACCAGTGCTCCCTGGACTGGCTCCTGCTGGGCCCAGCGGCCCCGCCCCGCCAGGAGGCCTTCCGCCTCTGTGGCTCTGCCATCCCGCCTGCCTTCATCTCTGCCCGAGACCACGTCTGGATTTTCTTCCACTCAGACGCCTCCAGCTCCGGCCAGGCCCAGGGCTTCCGTCTGTCTTACATCCGAG GGAAGCTGGGCCAGGCGTCCTGCCAGGCAGATGAGTTCCGCTGTGACAATGGCAAATGCCTGCCCGGCCCGTGGCAGTGCAACGCAGTGGATGAGTGTGGAGACGGCTCTGATGAGGGCAACTGCTCGGCGCCCGCCTCGGAGCCTCCAGGCAGCCTGTGTCCCGGGGGGACCTTTCCGTGCAGCGGGGCGCGCTCCACGCGCTGCCTGCCTGTGGAGCGGCGCTGTGACGGCTTGCAGGACTGCGGCGATGGCTCGGATGAGGCGGGCTGCCCCGACCTGGCGTGTGGCAGGCGGCTGGGCAGCTTCTACGGCTCCTTTGCCTCCCCAGACCTGTTCGGCGCGGCCCGTGGGCCCTCGGACCTTCACTGCACGTGGCTGGTGGACACGCAGGATTCGCGGCGGGTGCTGCTGCAGCTGGAACTGCGGCTGGGCTACGACGACTACGTGCAGGTATACGAGGGCCTGGGTGAGCGCGGGGACCGCCTGCTGCAGACGCTGTCCTACCGCAGCAACCACCGGCCCGTGAGCCTGGAGGCCGCCCAGGGCCGCCTCACCGTGGCGTACCATGCGCGCGCCCGCAGCGCCGGCCACGGCTTCAACGCCACCTATCAGGTGAAGGGCTATTGCCTTCCCTGGGAGCAGCCGTGCGGAAGCAGCAGTGACAGTGATGGGGGCAGCGCGGGCGACCAGGGCTGCTTCTCGGAACCACAGCGCTGCGACGGCTGGTGGCATTGCGCCAGCGGCCGAGACGAGCAGGGTTGCCCTGCCTGCCCGCCCGATCAGTACCCCTGCGAGGGTGGCAGTGGTCTGTGCTACACGCCTGCCGACCGCTGCAACAACCAGAAAAGCTGCCCCGACGGCGCAGACGAGAAGAACTGCTTCTCCTGCCAGCCCGGCACCTTCCACTGCGGTACCAACCTGTGCATCTTCGAGACGTGGCGCTGTGACGGCCAGGAAGACTGCCAGGACGGCAGCGATGAGCACGGGTGCCTGGCCGCCGTGCCCCGCAAGGTCATCACCGCGGCGCTCATCGGCAGCCTGGTGTGCGGCCTGCTGCTGGTCATCGCGCTGGGCTGCGCCTTCAAGCTCTACTCACTGCGCACGCAGGAGTACAG GTCCCGGGCAGCCCAGCCATGTCGCCCTCTGCCCACCGCTTCCAGGGCCTTCGAGACCCAGATGACGCGCCTGGAGGCTGAGTTCGTGCGGCGGGAGGCACCTCCATCCTATGGTCAGCTGATCGCGCAGGGCCTCATTCCACCCGTGGAAGACTTTCCTGTCTACAGTGCCTCCCAG GCCTCTGTGCTGCAGAATCTTCGCACAGCCATGCGGAGACAGATGCGTCGGCACGCTTCCCGCAGGGGGCCCTCCCGCCGCCGCCTCGGCCGCCTCTGGAACCGGCTCTTTCACCGGCCGCGGGTGCCCCGAGGCCAGATCCCACTGCTGACCGCAGCACGCCCCTCACAGACCGTGCTGGGTGATGGGTTCCTCCAGCCTGCTCCAGGGGCTGCCCCCGACCCCCCAGCACCGCTCACGGACACAGGCAGCCCCAGGGTGGCTGGAGATGGGCCCCCCAGTGCCCCCAGCCATGCACCGGAGGTGGGACCTTCAGGGCCACCCTTGCCATCAGGCCTGCGAGACCCAGAGTGCAGGCCTGTGGACAAGGACAGAAAGGTCTGCAGGGAGCCACTGGCAGACGGTCCAGCTCCTGTGGATGCACCTCGGGAGCCCTGCTCAGCCCAGGACCCGCACCCCCAGGCCTCCACTGCCAGCAGCACCCTGGGCCCCCACTCGCCAGAGCCACTGGGGGTCTGCAGGAGCCCCCCGCCCCCTTGCTCCCCAATGCTGGAGGCCAGCGATGACGAGGCCCTGTTGGTCTGTTGA